A genomic stretch from Methanomassiliicoccales archaeon includes:
- a CDS encoding HesA/MoeB/ThiF family protein — translation MSSMPNEGLRRLSDKEIERYSRQIVLDKIGYRGQRRLIEAKVCVVGLGGLGSPVVFQLAAMGIGHLRLVDCDVVELSNLHRQYLYDVNNLGYPKVEVAAKKLHELNPEIKIEPLTVAVNSGTAEDVIKGMDVVVDGLDRITPRYAINRACMKASVPYVFGAAIMTYGTVKTIIPHESACLECFQGGIEEENVEKCAVVGVHPSVLGIIASVEVSEVVRIALGEKPQLADKLFCCDIWDMKFDEIEIQRSEDCRVCGSKSSSPPVLLKEPMVTELCARDGKRSLLIAPRHDLNLNMRELKSYLLEKKAVIQINAELGVTFSLDPGIKVSFLKSGVAVIEGMDEVDSALAFYEKIIIDGLAIPRSQVFYD, via the coding sequence ATGAGTTCGATGCCCAATGAAGGTCTGCGTCGTCTTTCGGACAAGGAGATCGAACGGTACTCGCGCCAGATCGTTTTGGACAAGATCGGTTATCGCGGGCAGCGGCGGCTTATCGAAGCGAAGGTCTGCGTTGTGGGCCTAGGCGGTCTGGGATCCCCCGTCGTTTTTCAGTTAGCGGCGATGGGCATCGGTCATCTTCGTTTAGTCGACTGTGATGTCGTCGAGCTGTCGAACCTTCACCGGCAATACCTCTATGATGTTAACAACTTGGGTTATCCTAAAGTAGAAGTTGCGGCAAAAAAACTCCATGAGTTAAACCCAGAGATTAAGATTGAACCATTGACGGTTGCGGTGAATTCTGGCACGGCGGAAGACGTCATTAAAGGCATGGATGTTGTCGTAGACGGCTTGGATCGGATAACGCCGCGATATGCGATTAACAGAGCATGTATGAAAGCATCAGTTCCATATGTCTTCGGAGCGGCGATCATGACGTATGGCACCGTGAAGACTATAATTCCCCACGAGAGCGCATGTCTTGAATGCTTCCAGGGAGGTATCGAGGAGGAAAATGTTGAGAAATGCGCAGTCGTCGGTGTTCACCCATCGGTGTTAGGAATCATTGCGAGTGTCGAAGTCTCAGAAGTTGTTAGGATTGCACTTGGAGAAAAGCCTCAGCTGGCTGACAAGCTGTTCTGTTGTGATATTTGGGACATGAAATTCGACGAGATAGAGATCCAAAGGTCTGAGGACTGTCGAGTCTGTGGATCCAAGTCATCTTCGCCGCCAGTGCTGTTGAAAGAGCCTATGGTTACGGAGCTCTGCGCAAGGGATGGGAAGAGAAGTCTCCTCATCGCACCGAGACACGATCTCAACCTCAACATGAGGGAACTAAAGTCATACTTATTAGAAAAGAAAGCGGTGATCCAGATAAACGCAGAACTCGGTGTGACTTTCAGTCTTGATCCAGGCATAAAAGTCAGTTTTCTGAAGAGTGGGGTAGCGGTGATCGAAGGTATGGATGAGGTCGATAGTGCACTGGCCTTTTACGAGAAGATCATCATCGATGGGTTAGCGATTCCGAGGTCGCAAGTCTTTTATGATTGA
- a CDS encoding AAA family ATPase, with the protein MVHIERVRTFIHNFDENLQGGIPKGQVVLITGTPGTMKSSLAYSILYHNALQNGIKSVYMTLEQSKDNLMQQMTSMGMDDERAKEFIHILDLGLIRKSLTQLSAKGTWLQVFKMYADSLKRSIGYELLVVDSLDVLEMAAQMGENRRTELFYLFEWLRNLGVTSFLISETSPEKMLENKYDEGYLADGVISLKLQEIGETDIQRRIRAVKIRSTNHKTGYFSLLFSDGVFRATQVITE; encoded by the coding sequence ATGGTGCATATTGAAAGGGTCCGGACTTTCATCCACAATTTTGATGAGAATCTTCAGGGAGGTATTCCAAAGGGGCAGGTTGTTTTGATCACAGGCACACCCGGAACGATGAAGTCCTCCCTTGCCTATAGCATCCTTTATCACAACGCATTGCAAAACGGAATCAAAAGCGTCTATATGACACTTGAGCAATCGAAAGACAATCTGATGCAGCAGATGACAAGTATGGGAATGGATGACGAGAGGGCAAAAGAGTTTATTCATATATTAGACCTCGGACTCATCAGGAAAAGTCTAACCCAGTTGAGCGCGAAGGGGACTTGGCTGCAAGTCTTCAAAATGTATGCGGATAGCCTCAAACGGAGCATCGGGTACGAGTTACTTGTGGTGGACTCCCTCGATGTGTTGGAAATGGCTGCCCAGATGGGTGAAAACCGGCGTACAGAGCTCTTCTATCTCTTCGAATGGCTGAGGAATCTTGGTGTAACTTCATTCCTCATATCCGAGACCTCTCCAGAGAAGATGCTTGAAAACAAATATGACGAGGGATATCTTGCGGATGGCGTCATTAGCTTGAAACTGCAGGAAATTGGCGAGACTGACATTCAGCGCAGGATTAGGGCGGTTAAGATCAGAAGTACGAACCATAAGACAGGGTACTTCTCTCTGCTCTTTAGCGATGGTGTGTTCAGGGCGACTCAGGTTATTACTGAATGA
- a CDS encoding AAA family ATPase, which yields MKKRYECPRCGAGIKPDDIQCDRCGEILKPIEPQSETLPISVTVEKVISEEEIPVVFGQSEYLSLSRQKQLLIQKEKEITKKEKELMERENRLMEAIESLEKDNRALEEAMKRCTEFEAELRAREKVLRDREKELDALAEKLEKSMRELEISTDSGRKMRISTEEFEKLLALREDYQKALEEGLARMKKQVEEELRERFEKLSQLEQQLRAAEASFERRVTCETKTAEKGITEEPKEIVAGTVDVSKIIDELKKEIDVQIGAGFPEKPDDVRIRTHIERLDAALDGGIPKGSVVLVNGSAGTMKSTLTYAILHNCAVLDNINSMYFSLEQSRESLIRQMERLGMPREQSRDRLMVVDMIDLRKRMAKERGDWRSILMRYVSNVKKEWDFQLFVLDSLESFKSLADYQFTRQDLKDLFDWFKSLNITVFVISEKPITSLLENVESEVYLADGVIELHMKELDHGRMQRWLRVMKMRGANIDPRFFSFSHDGSRFNISVPIVNSHDSP from the coding sequence ATGAAAAAGCGCTACGAATGCCCGAGATGCGGTGCAGGCATCAAACCTGATGATATCCAATGTGATCGATGCGGCGAGATTTTAAAGCCGATCGAGCCGCAATCAGAAACTTTGCCAATTTCGGTGACTGTTGAGAAGGTCATCAGTGAGGAAGAGATACCTGTTGTCTTCGGACAGTCGGAATATCTTTCACTTTCAAGACAAAAGCAGCTGTTGATCCAAAAGGAAAAGGAGATCACCAAAAAGGAAAAGGAACTGATGGAAAGAGAGAATCGATTGATGGAGGCGATCGAATCCCTCGAAAAAGATAATCGTGCGCTGGAAGAAGCGATGAAGCGGTGCACGGAATTTGAAGCGGAGCTTCGCGCTCGTGAAAAAGTGCTAAGGGATAGGGAAAAGGAACTCGATGCACTTGCAGAAAAACTTGAGAAAAGCATGAGGGAACTCGAGATCTCGACGGATTCTGGCAGGAAGATGAGAATCAGCACAGAGGAATTTGAAAAACTCCTCGCATTGAGAGAAGATTATCAAAAAGCGCTGGAAGAAGGACTAGCCAGAATGAAAAAACAGGTGGAGGAGGAGTTACGAGAGAGGTTTGAGAAGCTTTCGCAGCTTGAACAACAGCTGAGGGCAGCAGAGGCTTCTTTTGAAAGGAGGGTTACATGCGAGACAAAAACCGCTGAAAAAGGAATTACCGAAGAGCCGAAAGAAATTGTCGCTGGCACTGTGGATGTTAGTAAAATAATTGATGAGCTTAAGAAAGAAATCGACGTTCAGATCGGGGCCGGATTTCCAGAAAAGCCTGACGACGTGAGAATCCGCACGCATATCGAAAGGCTCGATGCGGCCCTCGATGGGGGAATACCGAAGGGCAGTGTTGTCCTTGTTAACGGCTCGGCAGGCACGATGAAATCGACACTCACTTATGCGATCCTTCACAACTGCGCCGTCCTGGATAACATTAACAGCATGTATTTTTCACTTGAACAAAGCCGAGAATCGCTGATTCGACAGATGGAACGATTAGGGATGCCGAGAGAGCAATCGAGAGACAGGCTGATGGTTGTGGATATGATTGATTTACGCAAGCGGATGGCCAAGGAGAGAGGTGACTGGCGCAGTATCCTTATGAGATATGTAAGCAATGTCAAGAAGGAATGGGACTTTCAGCTATTTGTGCTCGATTCACTAGAGTCTTTCAAGTCGCTAGCTGATTATCAATTCACAAGGCAGGATTTGAAGGATCTTTTCGACTGGTTCAAATCGCTAAACATTACCGTCTTCGTAATTTCCGAAAAACCGATCACTTCACTGCTTGAAAACGTGGAGAGCGAGGTTTATCTAGCTGATGGGGTGATCGAACTCCATATGAAGGAACTCGATCATGGACGAATGCAGCGCTGGTTAAGGGTGATGAAGATGAGAGGCGCGAACATCGATCCGCGCTTCTTTTCGTTCTCGCATGACGGGTCGCGGTTCAACATATCTGTGCCGATTGTAAACAGCCATGATTCCCCTTAA
- a CDS encoding AAA family ATPase, with translation MSSNERIRTFVDGFDKILEGGIPAGHIVLIAGTPGTMKSSLTYYILYHHALENGKTGVYVTLEQSRESLLRQMEKMGMPTEPVKDKLHVLDLSLIRKKLRQISGAGSWLQVFKAYLQNLSENLKYELLAIDSLDVLETMSEISNRRTELFYLFQWLKELNATVFLISEASPEKILEGTFGEGYLSDGVITLKMQVVRDVETQRRIRCVKMRETNHDPSYYTLLFSGNKFQVTKVISE, from the coding sequence TTGAGTTCAAACGAAAGGATCAGAACCTTTGTCGACGGATTTGACAAAATATTGGAGGGTGGGATACCCGCTGGACACATTGTTCTCATTGCTGGCACCCCTGGAACCATGAAGTCCTCTCTCACATATTACATTCTTTATCATCACGCGCTTGAAAATGGGAAAACTGGCGTTTACGTAACCTTGGAGCAATCGCGGGAAAGCCTCCTTCGACAGATGGAAAAAATGGGAATGCCAACAGAGCCCGTCAAGGACAAGTTGCATGTTCTTGACCTCAGCTTGATCAGAAAGAAATTAAGACAAATCTCTGGTGCCGGTTCGTGGCTTCAGGTTTTCAAAGCTTACCTGCAGAATTTGAGCGAAAATCTGAAATACGAGTTGCTAGCGATCGATTCGCTCGATGTGCTTGAAACGATGTCGGAAATATCAAACAGGAGGACGGAGCTTTTCTACTTGTTCCAGTGGCTGAAGGAACTCAACGCCACCGTTTTCCTGATTTCTGAGGCTTCGCCTGAGAAGATTCTCGAGGGTACATTTGGCGAAGGATATCTCTCTGATGGGGTTATCACCCTGAAAATGCAAGTTGTCAGAGATGTAGAGACTCAAAGGCGCATTCGATGCGTTAAAATGAGAGAGACGAATCACGATCCTTCATACTACACCTTGCTGTTTAGCGGTAACAAATTCCAGGTAACAAAAGTCATCAGCGAATGA
- a CDS encoding anaerobic ribonucleoside-triphosphate reductase activating protein — MKIVGFSKTSLIDWDGCVASTIYLPGCNFRCPACHNRDLVINPDSLEEISRGEIESYIRANEDFIDGVVITGGEPTIHKDLRELITWLRRLGMKIKLDTNGSRPEVIKELIEDELLDFIAMDIKAPLNDKYNDVSGVEAPLEEIKRSISLIMESGIDYEFRTTVVPIFLNENDIELIAAFIGGAKKYALQQFRPKNTIDERLRVLNPYSTEKIRKMAEVAKSYVKRVVIRGEV, encoded by the coding sequence ATGAAAATCGTGGGCTTTTCAAAAACGTCGTTGATCGACTGGGACGGTTGCGTCGCCTCAACGATTTATCTTCCAGGCTGTAATTTCCGTTGTCCTGCCTGTCACAACAGGGACCTCGTTATCAATCCCGATAGCCTCGAGGAGATTTCTCGGGGGGAAATCGAATCGTATATCAGAGCGAACGAGGATTTTATCGACGGTGTGGTTATCACTGGCGGCGAGCCAACGATTCACAAAGATCTGAGAGAACTGATCACATGGCTCCGCCGTCTGGGAATGAAAATCAAGCTTGACACCAATGGGAGCCGACCTGAGGTGATCAAGGAGTTGATTGAAGACGAACTTCTCGATTTCATTGCAATGGATATTAAAGCCCCGCTCAACGATAAATACAATGACGTTTCCGGTGTCGAAGCACCGCTCGAAGAGATAAAGAGATCGATCTCCCTGATTATGGAATCTGGGATCGATTACGAATTCAGAACGACCGTTGTGCCAATTTTTCTTAATGAGAATGATATTGAATTGATCGCAGCGTTCATCGGTGGAGCAAAGAAGTATGCACTCCAGCAGTTCCGCCCGAAGAACACGATTGATGAGCGATTGAGGGTACTCAATCCATATTCTACGGAGAAAATCAGAAAAATGGCCGAGGTCGCGAAATCATACGTGAAAAGGGTTGTCATCAGGGGGGAGGTTTAA